In a genomic window of Pseudomonas mohnii:
- the ccoG gene encoding cytochrome c oxidase accessory protein CcoG → MSERIPVRTVESAPTVRIHEPSRPKMKVKTSDNLIHTRSFTGLFRTLRLSGAGFLFLLFFGTVWLNWGGRQAVLWDLSESKFHIFGATFWPQDFILLSALLIIAAFGLFAITVFAGRVWCGYTCPQSSWTWIFMWCEKITEGERNQRIKLQAAPWGLNKLMRRSAKHTLWLAISLLTGLTFVGYFTPIRPLAEELLTLQLSGVSLFWVLFFTGATYINAGWLREAVCMHMCPYARFQSVMFDKDTLTISYDVARGENRGPRKREVKPAEVGLGDCIDCQLCVQVCPTGIDIRDGLQMECIGCAACIDACDSIMDKMGYARGLISYTSEHQLQGGKTHLLRPRLIGYTAVLLVMIGALVLALVERPMVSLDVSKDRGLFRENSQGQIENIYSLKVINKTQQRQDYHLTLVDGDGFQLQGKTELSLAPGEIVDVPVSVAMTTERPESSSKSISFKIVDSDEPGIYSVAKSRFVAPMNR, encoded by the coding sequence ATGAGCGAGAGAATCCCCGTCCGAACCGTAGAAAGCGCCCCGACCGTAAGAATCCATGAACCTTCACGCCCAAAGATGAAGGTCAAGACCAGTGACAACCTGATCCATACCCGTAGCTTCACCGGTTTGTTCCGCACCCTGCGCCTGAGCGGTGCCGGTTTTCTGTTTCTGCTGTTCTTCGGCACCGTGTGGTTGAACTGGGGTGGCCGCCAAGCGGTGCTCTGGGACCTGTCCGAAAGCAAATTCCACATCTTCGGCGCGACGTTCTGGCCACAGGATTTCATCCTGCTTTCGGCCCTGTTGATCATTGCCGCGTTCGGGCTGTTCGCGATCACCGTGTTCGCCGGCCGGGTCTGGTGTGGCTATACGTGCCCGCAAAGCTCCTGGACCTGGATCTTCATGTGGTGCGAGAAAATCACCGAGGGCGAACGTAACCAGCGCATCAAGCTGCAAGCCGCGCCCTGGGGCTTGAACAAACTGATGCGCCGTTCGGCCAAGCACACGCTGTGGCTGGCCATCAGCCTGCTGACCGGACTGACCTTCGTCGGCTACTTCACGCCGATCCGGCCGCTGGCCGAAGAACTGCTGACCTTGCAACTGAGTGGCGTCAGCCTGTTCTGGGTGCTGTTCTTTACGGGGGCGACCTACATCAATGCCGGTTGGCTGCGTGAGGCGGTGTGCATGCACATGTGCCCCTATGCGCGGTTCCAGAGCGTAATGTTCGACAAAGACACCCTGACCATTTCCTACGACGTCGCCCGTGGCGAGAACCGTGGCCCGCGCAAGCGTGAGGTCAAACCGGCGGAAGTCGGGCTGGGCGATTGCATTGATTGCCAACTCTGCGTGCAAGTGTGCCCAACCGGCATCGACATCCGTGACGGCTTGCAGATGGAGTGCATCGGCTGCGCGGCGTGCATCGACGCCTGTGATTCGATCATGGACAAAATGGGCTACGCTCGCGGGCTGATCAGCTACACCTCGGAACATCAGTTGCAAGGTGGCAAGACTCACCTGTTGCGGCCACGGTTGATCGGCTACACCGCCGTGCTGCTGGTGATGATAGGCGCTTTGGTGCTGGCCTTGGTCGAACGACCCATGGTGTCGCTGGACGTGAGCAAGGACCGCGGCCTGTTCCGCGAGAACAGTCAGGGGCAGATCGAAAACATCTACAGCCTGAAAGTGATCAACAAGACTCAGCAGCGCCAGGACTACCACCTGACGCTGGTCGACGGCGACGGTTTCCAGTTACAGGGCAAAACCGAACTGAGCCTGGCGCCCGGCGAGATTGTCGATGTGCCGGTGTCGGTGGCAATGACGACGGAACGGCCGGAAAGCAGCTCGAAAAGCATCAGCTTCAAAATCGTCGACAGCGACGAGCCCGGCATCTACAGCGTGGCCAAAAGTCGCTTTGTAGCGCCAATGAACCGTTGA
- a CDS encoding DUF3203 family protein gives MTVRIDKQTCFFTTENGEEIRLCTDVTIVTDAEKAMSAVDINGQHIYITEAEADALTVAGAKDGRRHLKATDSDSVI, from the coding sequence ATGACCGTGCGCATCGACAAACAGACTTGCTTCTTTACCACGGAAAACGGCGAAGAAATTCGTCTGTGCACCGACGTCACCATTGTCACCGACGCGGAAAAAGCCATGTCCGCGGTGGACATCAACGGCCAGCACATTTACATCACCGAAGCTGAAGCCGACGCATTGACCGTCGCCGGCGCGAAGGATGGACGCCGGCATCTAAAGGCGACCGACAGTGATTCGGTGATTTGA
- a CDS encoding MgtC/SapB family protein — MNAWWHEVWVTLQAEFADIADASQLTRITVRLLIAATLGGILGFERESKGKAAGVRTHMLVALGAALFVLVPQMSGSQADAMSRVVQGVIAGIGFLGAGTILKNQEGDEGHVKGLTTAAGLWMTAAIGVSAGLGREATAVFSTVLALVIFSVVPRIVKMLERNNDHL; from the coding sequence ATGAACGCCTGGTGGCACGAAGTCTGGGTGACCCTGCAAGCCGAATTCGCTGACATCGCAGATGCCTCGCAATTGACACGCATCACCGTGCGCTTGCTGATCGCCGCGACCCTGGGCGGCATTCTCGGCTTCGAACGCGAGAGCAAGGGCAAGGCCGCCGGCGTGCGCACCCACATGCTGGTGGCACTCGGCGCGGCGCTGTTTGTGCTGGTGCCACAGATGTCCGGTTCCCAGGCCGATGCCATGAGCCGGGTTGTGCAGGGCGTCATCGCCGGGATCGGCTTCCTTGGCGCTGGCACCATCCTGAAAAACCAGGAAGGCGACGAAGGCCACGTCAAAGGCCTGACCACCGCCGCCGGCTTATGGATGACCGCCGCCATCGGCGTGTCCGCCGGGTTGGGCAGGGAGGCGACGGCGGTGTTCAGTACGGTGTTGGCGTTGGTGATTTTCAGTGTGGTGCCGAGGATCGTAAAGATGCTCGAAAGGAACAACGACCACCTGTAG
- a CDS encoding alpha-1,4-glucan--maltose-1-phosphate maltosyltransferase → MTAEKPTELSYNPHMPLSQALLLPRIVIEDTMPTLDGGQFAVKAVVGQEVVVTSKVFADGHDKLAVRVRWRSEGDEVWRSEVMTDLGNNGWQGRFRVEDQGRYVFCIEAWIDQFASFRYELEKKHMAGVPVSLELQEGRHHVQQAAERTEGQLSEQLAALHHQLSGLLETEQVALFLHHRSADLMAQADHRAYLSLSPEYPVDVERELAQFASWYELFPRSITDDPARHGTFNDVHSRLPMIQDMGFDVLYFPPIHPIGRSYRKGPNNSLSAGPDDPGSPYAIGSEEGGHEAIHSQLGTREDFRRLVVAASEYGLEIALDFAIQCSQDHPWLKQHPGWFNWRPDGTIKYAENPPKKYQDIVNVDFYAAEAIPGLWIELRDIVVGWVEEGVKLFRVDNPHTKPLPFWQWLIADVRALYPEVIFLAEAFTTPAMMARLGKVGYSQSYTYFTWRNTKQELATYFTELNESPWRECYRPNFFVNTPDINPAFLHESGRPGFLIRAVLATMGSGLWGMYSGFELCESAAIPGKEEYLDSEKYEIRPRDFTAPGNIIAEIAQLNRIRRQNPALHTHLGLKVYNAWNDNILYFGKRSVDGSNFILVAVNLDPHHPQEASFELPLWEMGLPDDAATHGEDLMNGHRWTWYGKYQFMRIDPAHQPFGIWRITAS, encoded by the coding sequence ATGACGGCTGAAAAACCTACTGAGTTGAGCTACAACCCGCACATGCCGCTGTCACAGGCGCTTTTACTGCCACGAATCGTGATTGAAGACACCATGCCGACCCTCGACGGTGGGCAGTTTGCCGTCAAGGCCGTGGTGGGGCAGGAGGTGGTGGTGACCAGCAAAGTGTTTGCCGACGGTCACGACAAGCTCGCGGTACGGGTGCGTTGGCGCTCCGAGGGCGATGAGGTCTGGCGCAGCGAAGTCATGACCGACCTGGGCAACAATGGCTGGCAGGGCCGGTTCCGCGTCGAAGATCAGGGGCGTTATGTGTTCTGTATCGAAGCCTGGATCGATCAATTTGCCAGTTTCCGCTACGAGCTGGAAAAAAAGCACATGGCCGGGGTCCCCGTCAGCCTGGAATTGCAGGAAGGCCGCCATCACGTTCAGCAAGCGGCCGAGCGCACCGAGGGGCAACTGAGCGAGCAACTGGCGGCGTTGCACCATCAATTGTCCGGGTTGCTCGAAACCGAGCAGGTCGCTTTGTTCCTGCACCACCGTAGCGCCGATTTGATGGCCCAGGCCGATCACCGTGCCTACCTGAGCCTGAGCCCCGAGTATCCGGTTGATGTCGAACGCGAACTGGCGCAGTTCGCCAGTTGGTATGAATTGTTTCCACGCTCGATCACCGACGATCCAGCGCGCCACGGCACCTTCAACGACGTGCATTCGCGTTTGCCGATGATTCAGGACATGGGCTTCGACGTACTTTATTTCCCGCCGATTCACCCGATCGGTCGCAGCTATCGCAAAGGCCCGAACAATTCCCTGAGTGCCGGGCCGGACGACCCCGGCAGCCCTTACGCCATCGGTAGCGAAGAGGGCGGCCATGAGGCGATTCATTCGCAACTGGGCACCCGCGAAGACTTCCGTCGACTGGTGGTGGCCGCGTCCGAGTACGGGTTGGAAATCGCCCTCGACTTCGCCATTCAGTGCTCCCAGGACCATCCGTGGCTCAAACAGCATCCCGGCTGGTTCAACTGGCGGCCGGACGGCACGATCAAATACGCCGAGAACCCGCCGAAGAAATACCAGGACATCGTCAACGTCGACTTCTACGCCGCCGAGGCGATTCCCGGCTTGTGGATCGAGTTGCGCGACATTGTGGTGGGCTGGGTCGAGGAGGGCGTGAAGCTCTTTCGCGTCGACAACCCGCACACCAAGCCGTTGCCGTTCTGGCAGTGGCTGATCGCCGATGTGCGTGCGTTGTATCCCGAGGTGATTTTTCTCGCCGAGGCCTTTACCACGCCGGCCATGATGGCCCGGTTGGGCAAGGTCGGTTACTCCCAGAGCTATACCTATTTCACCTGGCGCAATACCAAACAGGAACTGGCGACCTATTTCACCGAGCTGAACGAATCGCCATGGCGCGAATGCTACCGGCCGAACTTCTTCGTCAACACGCCGGACATCAATCCAGCGTTCCTGCACGAGTCCGGGCGCCCCGGGTTTCTGATTCGTGCGGTGCTGGCAACGATGGGCTCCGGGTTGTGGGGCATGTATTCCGGGTTTGAGCTGTGTGAGTCGGCAGCGATTCCGGGCAAGGAGGAGTACCTGGACTCCGAGAAGTACGAGATCCGCCCGCGGGACTTCACCGCGCCGGGCAACATTATCGCCGAGATTGCCCAGCTCAATCGCATCCGCCGGCAGAACCCGGCGCTGCACACGCATCTGGGCCTGAAGGTCTACAACGCCTGGAACGACAACATTCTGTATTTCGGCAAGCGCAGCGTCGATGGCAGCAATTTCATCCTGGTGGCCGTCAACCTCGATCCACATCACCCGCAGGAGGCGAGTTTCGAATTGCCGCTGTGGGAAATGGGCTTGCCCGACGATGCCGCGACCCACGGCGAAGACTTGATGAACGGCCATCGCTGGACCTGGTACGGCAAGTACCAGTTCATGCGGATCGACCCGGCGCACCAGCCGTTCGGGATCTGGCGGATTACCGCGTCCTGA
- the treS gene encoding maltose alpha-D-glucosyltransferase — protein sequence MAKKPKAATFIKDPLWYKDAVIYQVHVKSFFDSNNDGIGDFPGLIAKLDYIADLGVNTIWLLPFYPSPRRDDGYDIAEYRGVHSDYGTMADAKRFIAEAHKRGLRVITELVINHTSDQHAWFQRARKAKKGSAARDFYVWSDDDQKYDGTRIIFLDTEKSNWTWDPVAGQYFWHRFYSHQPDLNFDNPQVMKAVLSVMRYWLDMGIDGLRLDAIPYLIERDGTNNENLPETHDVLKQIRAEIDANYPDRMLLAEANQWPEDTQLYFGDTDKQGLNGDECHMAFHFPLMPRMYMALAQEDRFPITDILRQTPEIPANCQWAIFLRNHDELTLEMVTDKERDYLWNYYAADRRARINLGIRRRLAPLMERDRRRVELLNSLLLSMPGTPTLYYGDEIGMGDNIYLGDRDGVRTPMQWSIDRNGGFSRADPASLVLPPIMDPQYGYLSVNVETQAGDPHSLLNWTRRMLAVRKQSKAFGRGTLKMLSPTNRRILAYTREFTGADGKHEIILCVANVSRSAQAAELDLSTYVGMVPVEMLGGNAFPPIGQLNFLLTLAPYGFYWFVLATENQMPSWHVEPAQSLPDFTTLVLKKRMEELLEAPARRTLEQDILPNWLQNRRWFAGKGAAIEQVHLAYGVRFGDATHPVLLSEIEVTSGGQTSRYQLPFGFIAEDQVGTPLPQQLALSRVRRGPQVGLITDAFSLENFIRTVLQGMQDQRVLPSDGGEIRFEPTAELARLGLTAESEVRYLSAEQSNSSVVIGNSLVLKLIRKVASGVHPELEMSAYLTRAGFRNISPLLGSVVRRDAKGEDNLLMIAQGYLSNQGDAWEWTQNNLERALRDELADAMSEQEQHYNALGELKDFAAMLGQRLGEMHQVLAAPSDNPDFAPHLTTQKEALASTRDVVAQIEHALKLLKQHQTELNPADKTLVSRLLDNKKAILSHVQVLGRKSAGGLKIRVHGDLHLGQVLVIKGDAYLIDFEGEPARPLHERRGKHSPYKDVSGVLRSFDYAAAMAINVHNVDNTAEARAARQRVSDRYLSEARQAFVDAYRLAAASLGHAWQDPEGEDAALALFGLEKAAYEVAYEAENRPTWLSVPLHGLYGLLNGLKPFSDLGGE from the coding sequence ATGGCGAAGAAACCCAAGGCAGCGACCTTCATCAAGGACCCGCTCTGGTACAAGGACGCAGTGATCTATCAGGTTCATGTCAAATCGTTTTTTGACTCCAACAACGACGGGATCGGCGATTTTCCCGGCCTGATCGCCAAGCTTGATTACATTGCCGACCTCGGCGTCAATACCATCTGGCTCTTGCCGTTCTACCCCTCGCCACGACGCGACGATGGTTACGACATCGCCGAATACCGGGGCGTGCACAGCGATTACGGCACTATGGCCGACGCCAAGCGCTTTATCGCCGAGGCGCACAAACGCGGCCTGCGGGTGATCACCGAACTGGTCATCAACCACACGTCGGACCAGCACGCCTGGTTCCAGCGTGCCCGCAAGGCCAAGAAAGGTTCGGCGGCGCGGGACTTCTACGTGTGGTCCGATGACGATCAAAAGTACGACGGCACGCGCATCATCTTTCTCGATACCGAAAAGTCCAATTGGACCTGGGACCCGGTCGCCGGCCAGTATTTCTGGCACCGTTTCTATTCCCACCAGCCGGACCTGAACTTCGATAACCCGCAAGTCATGAAGGCAGTGCTGTCGGTAATGCGTTACTGGCTCGATATGGGCATCGACGGTCTGCGCCTGGACGCGATCCCTTACCTGATCGAGCGCGACGGCACCAACAACGAAAACCTGCCCGAGACCCACGACGTCCTCAAGCAGATCCGCGCGGAAATCGACGCCAATTACCCCGACCGCATGTTGCTGGCCGAGGCCAATCAATGGCCCGAAGACACGCAGTTGTATTTCGGCGACACAGACAAACAGGGCCTCAACGGCGACGAATGCCACATGGCCTTTCACTTTCCGCTGATGCCGCGCATGTACATGGCGCTGGCCCAGGAAGATCGCTTCCCGATCACCGACATTTTGCGCCAGACCCCGGAGATTCCGGCCAATTGCCAGTGGGCGATATTCCTGCGCAATCACGATGAACTGACCCTGGAAATGGTCACCGACAAGGAACGCGATTACCTGTGGAACTACTACGCGGCCGACCGTCGGGCGCGTATCAACCTGGGGATTCGTCGGCGACTGGCGCCCTTGATGGAGCGGGACCGACGACGGGTGGAATTGCTCAACAGCCTGCTGCTGTCGATGCCTGGCACGCCGACGCTGTACTACGGCGATGAAATCGGCATGGGCGATAACATCTACCTCGGTGACCGCGACGGTGTGCGCACGCCGATGCAATGGTCGATCGACCGAAACGGAGGCTTTTCCCGCGCCGACCCGGCCAGCCTGGTGCTGCCGCCGATCATGGACCCGCAATACGGCTACCTCTCGGTCAACGTCGAAACCCAGGCCGGCGACCCGCATTCGCTGTTGAACTGGACCCGGCGCATGCTCGCGGTGCGCAAGCAATCCAAGGCGTTCGGGCGCGGCACGTTGAAAATGCTTTCGCCGACCAACCGCAGGATCCTGGCCTACACCCGGGAATTCACCGGGGCGGACGGCAAGCACGAAATCATTCTGTGCGTGGCCAACGTGTCCCGCAGTGCGCAGGCCGCTGAGCTGGACTTGTCGACCTACGTCGGCATGGTGCCGGTGGAAATGCTTGGCGGTAATGCGTTCCCGCCGATCGGGCAGCTGAATTTTCTCCTGACCCTGGCCCCTTATGGCTTCTATTGGTTCGTCCTGGCGACGGAAAACCAGATGCCGAGCTGGCACGTGGAGCCGGCACAAAGCTTGCCGGACTTCACCACGCTGGTGCTGAAAAAACGCATGGAAGAACTGCTCGAAGCCCCGGCGCGACGTACGCTGGAGCAGGACATCTTGCCCAACTGGCTGCAAAACCGCCGCTGGTTCGCTGGCAAGGGCGCGGCCATCGAGCAGGTCCATCTGGCCTATGGTGTGCGTTTTGGTGATGCCACGCACCCGGTGCTGTTGAGTGAAATCGAAGTCACCAGCGGTGGCCAGACCAGTCGTTACCAACTGCCGTTCGGCTTCATTGCCGAAGACCAGGTCGGGACGCCATTGCCGCAGCAACTGGCACTGTCACGGGTTCGACGTGGGCCGCAGGTCGGCTTGATCACCGATGCCTTCAGTCTCGAAAACTTCATCCGTACTGTGCTGCAGGGCATGCAGGACCAACGGGTGCTGCCTTCGGACGGTGGCGAGATCCGCTTCGAACCGACCGCCGAACTGGCCAGACTGGGGCTGACGGCTGAATCGGAAGTGCGTTATCTGTCCGCCGAGCAATCGAACAGTTCAGTGGTGATCGGCAACAGCCTGGTGTTGAAGCTGATCCGCAAAGTCGCCTCCGGTGTGCACCCGGAACTGGAGATGAGCGCCTACCTGACACGCGCCGGTTTCCGCAACATTTCACCGTTGCTGGGCTCGGTGGTGCGCCGGGATGCCAAGGGCGAGGACAACTTACTGATGATTGCACAAGGCTACTTGAGCAATCAGGGCGACGCCTGGGAGTGGACGCAGAACAACCTGGAGCGGGCGCTGCGCGACGAACTGGCGGACGCCATGTCCGAACAGGAACAACACTACAACGCCCTCGGTGAATTGAAAGATTTCGCGGCCATGCTGGGGCAGCGCCTGGGGGAAATGCATCAGGTGCTGGCCGCGCCGAGCGACAACCCGGATTTCGCTCCGCACCTCACTACGCAAAAAGAGGCACTGGCGTCGACCAGGGATGTCGTGGCACAGATCGAGCATGCGCTGAAGTTGCTCAAACAGCATCAAACCGAACTGAATCCGGCGGACAAAACCCTGGTCAGCCGTTTACTGGATAACAAAAAAGCCATCCTCAGTCATGTGCAGGTACTGGGCAGAAAGTCCGCGGGAGGTCTGAAAATCCGCGTGCATGGCGACTTGCATCTGGGGCAGGTACTGGTGATCAAGGGCGATGCTTACCTGATCGACTTCGAGGGCGAACCGGCGCGGCCGTTGCATGAACGACGAGGCAAACACAGTCCCTATAAAGATGTAAGCGGCGTTTTGCGATCTTTCGACTACGCTGCGGCCATGGCCATCAACGTGCATAACGTTGATAACACTGCTGAAGCCCGGGCGGCTCGCCAACGGGTTTCCGATCGCTACTTGAGCGAAGCGCGGCAAGCATTTGTCGACGCTTATCGGCTGGCGGCAGCTAGTCTTGGTCATGCATGGCAAGATCCTGAAGGCGAGGACGCCGCGCTGGCGTTATTCGGCCTGGAGAAGGCAGCGTACGAAGTGGCCTACGAGGCAGAGAACCGCCCCACATGGCTGTCCGTGCCATTGCACGGTTTGTACGGGTTATTGAACGGGCTTAAACCCTTTTCCGATCTTGGTGGAGAGTAG
- the glgB gene encoding 1,4-alpha-glucan branching protein GlgB translates to MSFSNKEQGQYKEALLPRARDIDALVRAEHHDPFAILGPHGDGAGGQFIRAYLPDALSVQVVARDSGEELGNLEPTQTPGLFVGHFDRAQPYLLRTRWAGGEQIAEDPYSFGPLLGDMDLYLFAEGNHRDLSSCLGAQLMTVDGVDGVRFAVWAPNARRVSVVGDFNVWDGRRHPMRLRHPTGVWELFIPRVQAGEAYKYEILGKDGILPLKADPMALATSLPPDTASKVAPPLTIDWQDQEWMQSRGERQRLTAPLSIYELHAGSWQCELDDLGEVARQYTWPELAERLIPYVKELGFTHIELMPIMEHPFGGSWGYQLLSQFATSARYGTGDEFAAFVNACHQADIGVILDWVPAHFPTDTHGLAQFDGTALYEYGNPQEGFHQDWDTLIYNLGRTEVHGYMLASALHWLKHFHVDGLRVDAVASMLYRDYSRKAGEWVPNRHGGRENLEAIDFLRHLNDVVALEAPGALVIAEESTAWPGVSQSTQQGGLGFAYKWNMGWMHDSLHYIQQDPVYRAHHHNELSFGLVYAWSERFILPISHDEVVHGKHSLIDKMPGDRWQKFANLRAYLSFMWAHPGKKLLFMGCEFGQWREWNHDQQLDWYLLQYPEHKGVQKLVSDLNRLYREEPALHEQDDVPQGFQWLIGDDAINSVYAWLRWSKDGKPVLVVANFTPVPREAYRIGVPFAGRWAELMNSDSATYAGSNYGNSGGAFTEEAPSHGQALSLVLNLPPLAVLMLRPEG, encoded by the coding sequence ATGAGTTTCTCGAACAAGGAACAGGGTCAGTACAAAGAAGCCCTGCTACCCAGGGCGCGGGACATCGATGCGCTGGTGCGCGCCGAACATCACGACCCCTTTGCAATTCTCGGTCCCCACGGCGATGGCGCCGGTGGACAGTTCATTCGGGCTTATCTGCCGGACGCCTTGAGCGTACAGGTGGTGGCCAGGGACTCTGGAGAAGAACTCGGCAATCTGGAACCGACGCAGACGCCGGGGTTATTCGTCGGGCACTTCGACCGGGCGCAGCCCTATCTGCTGCGCACCCGCTGGGCCGGTGGCGAGCAGATCGCCGAAGACCCGTACAGCTTTGGTCCGCTGCTCGGCGATATGGATCTATACCTGTTCGCCGAAGGCAATCACCGCGACCTGAGCAGCTGCCTGGGTGCGCAACTGATGACGGTCGACGGTGTCGACGGCGTACGTTTCGCCGTGTGGGCGCCGAATGCCAGGCGGGTGTCGGTGGTCGGTGATTTCAACGTCTGGGATGGTCGCCGCCATCCGATGCGTCTGCGTCATCCCACGGGAGTCTGGGAGCTGTTCATTCCGCGCGTGCAGGCGGGGGAGGCTTACAAGTACGAGATTCTTGGCAAGGACGGGATCCTGCCGCTGAAGGCCGACCCCATGGCCCTCGCCACGTCCCTGCCGCCGGACACGGCCTCGAAAGTGGCCCCACCGCTGACGATCGACTGGCAGGACCAGGAATGGATGCAGTCCCGTGGCGAGCGTCAGCGCCTGACGGCGCCGCTGTCCATTTATGAACTGCACGCCGGCTCGTGGCAATGCGAGCTGGATGATCTGGGCGAAGTGGCTCGCCAGTACACCTGGCCGGAACTGGCCGAGCGGCTGATTCCGTATGTGAAGGAACTGGGCTTCACCCACATCGAGCTGATGCCGATCATGGAGCACCCGTTTGGCGGCTCGTGGGGTTACCAGTTGCTCTCGCAATTCGCCACCAGCGCCCGCTACGGCACCGGGGATGAGTTCGCGGCCTTCGTCAATGCCTGCCACCAGGCCGACATCGGTGTGATCCTCGACTGGGTGCCGGCGCATTTCCCGACTGATACCCATGGCCTGGCGCAATTCGACGGCACGGCGCTGTACGAGTACGGCAATCCACAGGAAGGCTTTCATCAGGATTGGGACACGCTGATCTATAACCTCGGCCGCACCGAAGTGCATGGCTACATGCTGGCGTCGGCGCTGCACTGGCTCAAGCATTTCCATGTCGACGGCCTGCGGGTCGATGCCGTGGCGTCGATGCTGTATCGCGATTACTCGCGCAAGGCCGGTGAATGGGTGCCGAATCGCCATGGTGGTCGGGAAAACCTCGAAGCCATCGACTTCCTGCGCCACCTCAACGACGTCGTGGCACTGGAAGCGCCCGGTGCCCTGGTGATCGCCGAAGAGTCCACCGCTTGGCCGGGCGTCAGCCAGAGCACGCAACAGGGCGGCCTGGGCTTTGCCTACAAATGGAACATGGGCTGGATGCACGATTCTCTGCATTACATCCAGCAGGACCCGGTGTACCGCGCCCATCACCACAACGAGCTGAGTTTCGGCCTGGTCTACGCCTGGTCCGAGCGCTTCATCCTGCCGATCTCCCACGACGAAGTGGTGCACGGCAAGCATTCGCTCATCGACAAAATGCCCGGCGACCGCTGGCAGAAATTTGCCAACCTGCGGGCTTATTTGAGCTTCATGTGGGCGCATCCGGGCAAGAAACTGTTGTTCATGGGCTGTGAGTTCGGTCAGTGGCGCGAGTGGAATCACGACCAGCAACTCGATTGGTACTTGCTGCAGTACCCCGAACACAAAGGTGTTCAGAAGCTGGTGAGCGACCTCAATCGGCTGTATCGCGAAGAGCCGGCGCTGCACGAACAGGATGATGTACCGCAAGGGTTCCAGTGGCTGATCGGCGATGACGCCATCAACAGCGTGTATGCCTGGTTGCGCTGGAGCAAGGACGGAAAACCGGTGCTGGTGGTGGCGAACTTCACCCCGGTGCCGCGTGAGGCTTATCGCATCGGTGTGCCATTTGCCGGCCGCTGGGCCGAGTTGATGAACAGTGATTCGGCGACCTATGCCGGCTCCAATTACGGCAACAGCGGCGGGGCGTTCACCGAGGAAGCGCCGAGTCATGGTCAGGCGCTGTCATTGGTGCTGAATCTGCCGCCGTTGGCGGTGCTGATGTTGCGCCCCGAGGGCTGA
- a CDS encoding autotransporter outer membrane beta-barrel domain-containing protein, whose amino-acid sequence MKTSLTQQEIKITFCTVSSSLLLCSSMEVQASPVEEDTSPWYRQDVPALSLPAQVSTYPGRFSAMPDLRSSHLTTEDASPAAWDQVYGQASRRAQNDVLAEGLSTSGAGQLKGPALMTLESGSGRTQRVGLIGGTSMIQGNSTGLFTNRAQSDSNRDSFSLQGQSLGAYWSLIGPQGWHVDLTASGGRVNGYTRNEQGVRQAAEGSAMTLSMEGGFPISLGEHWVVEPQAQLINQRITLDTPYAGSGNASSIDLSSWSGRVGAKLKGSYDINGLPVEPYVRTNLWHTVNTGNTVTLDQVDKISSSRNSSTVELGLGLVARMTPTVSLYVSADYSSDVDQNDLNGLIASLGVRMRW is encoded by the coding sequence ATGAAAACTTCACTCACCCAACAAGAGATCAAAATCACTTTTTGCACAGTCTCGAGCTCACTCCTGCTGTGCTCTTCCATGGAAGTGCAGGCCTCGCCTGTCGAGGAAGATACTTCGCCCTGGTATCGCCAGGACGTCCCGGCGCTCTCCTTACCTGCACAAGTTTCCACGTATCCCGGCCGTTTCAGCGCCATGCCCGATCTTCGAAGTTCGCACCTGACGACCGAAGATGCCTCGCCTGCTGCCTGGGATCAGGTGTACGGACAGGCCTCGCGCCGGGCACAAAACGATGTTCTCGCCGAAGGCCTTTCCACTTCCGGTGCCGGTCAACTCAAAGGCCCGGCACTCATGACCCTGGAAAGCGGCAGTGGCCGTACCCAGCGGGTTGGCCTGATCGGTGGCACCAGCATGATCCAGGGCAACAGCACGGGCTTGTTTACCAATCGCGCCCAATCCGACTCCAACAGAGACAGCTTCAGCCTGCAAGGCCAAAGCCTCGGCGCCTACTGGAGCCTGATCGGGCCACAAGGCTGGCACGTGGACTTGACGGCCAGTGGCGGCCGGGTCAATGGCTATACCCGCAACGAGCAGGGTGTGCGGCAAGCCGCCGAGGGCAGCGCGATGACGCTGTCGATGGAAGGCGGATTCCCCATCAGCCTGGGCGAACACTGGGTGGTTGAACCCCAGGCGCAATTGATCAATCAACGGATCACCCTGGACACCCCTTACGCAGGCTCGGGCAATGCCTCCTCCATCGACTTGTCGTCGTGGAGCGGCCGGGTCGGCGCCAAATTGAAAGGGAGTTACGACATCAATGGCCTGCCCGTGGAACCCTACGTGCGGACCAACTTGTGGCACACGGTGAACACCGGCAATACCGTGACCCTCGATCAGGTCGACAAGATCAGCAGCAGCCGGAACTCGTCGACGGTAGAGCTGGGATTGGGCCTGGTGGCCAGAATGACCCCGACCGTGAGCCTGTACGTCAGCGCCGATTACAGCAGTGACGTCGACCAAAATGATTTGAACGGGTTGATCGCCAGCCTGGGTGTACGGATGCGGTGGTGA